In Polaribacter sp. Hel_I_88, the following proteins share a genomic window:
- a CDS encoding CocE/NonD family hydrolase — protein sequence MKKYFFLSIFSVFLFLGCNPSKENEQQKDTYVVDNYTKKEVAITMRDGVKLHTTIYSPKDTSKEYPILMQRTPYSSAPYGEGKMKTKISPNIHLMKEGNIVVYQDVRGRWMSEGVYDNMRAYIPNKTANQSDEVSDTYDTIDWLVKNVENNNGNVGTWGISYPGHYATVSTIDAHPALKAASPQASIGDFFFDDFHHNGAFLLSYFRAISLFGTYKDTPTDSAWYSFPKMNSQDQYQFFLDKGPLKNLNEYFQYDKLDVNATASKDKIDDFFWKEITEHPNYDSVWQSKGIIQHMDKVPSTVATMVVGGWFDAEDLYGPLETYKGIEKYGKDNYNTLVFGPWDHGKWSRNTVKNTVGNYYFGDSISLKFQSDIETKFFNHFLKGKGNKNSGLPEAYVFDSGRKEWKSYDAWPPKNVVKEDWFLSENQELTSDKKSTEKINFISDIKRPVPYSEDIKTVFTPRKYMTDDQRFAARRPDVLVFETDVLTEDYTLAGDILAKLKVATTGTAADWIVKVIDVHPSDIDEDNEGLQDHLKMSNYHLMVRSEVLRGRFRNSFEFPEPFTPNKKTDVNIKLQDVFHTFKKGHKLQVQVQSTWFPLIDLNPQTYVDNIYKADESDFKTQTHTVFTDSSIEFYVLKN from the coding sequence ATGAAAAAATACTTTTTCCTTTCAATTTTTAGCGTTTTTCTTTTTTTAGGGTGCAATCCATCCAAAGAAAATGAACAACAAAAAGACACGTATGTAGTAGATAATTACACAAAAAAAGAGGTAGCTATAACCATGAGAGATGGTGTTAAACTACACACTACTATTTACTCTCCTAAAGATACATCAAAAGAATATCCTATTTTAATGCAGAGAACTCCTTACAGTTCTGCACCTTATGGAGAAGGAAAAATGAAAACCAAAATAAGTCCAAATATTCATTTGATGAAAGAAGGCAATATTGTGGTATACCAAGATGTTCGTGGAAGATGGATGAGTGAAGGAGTTTACGATAATATGCGAGCTTACATTCCTAATAAAACAGCAAATCAATCTGATGAAGTTTCAGACACCTATGATACCATTGATTGGTTGGTGAAAAATGTAGAAAATAATAACGGAAACGTTGGAACTTGGGGAATTTCGTATCCAGGTCATTATGCAACAGTTTCTACAATTGATGCACATCCTGCTTTAAAAGCAGCTTCTCCACAAGCAAGTATTGGCGATTTTTTCTTTGATGATTTTCATCATAATGGAGCCTTTTTACTAAGTTATTTTAGAGCAATTTCATTATTTGGAACCTATAAAGATACACCTACAGATTCAGCTTGGTATTCTTTTCCAAAAATGAATAGTCAAGATCAATATCAATTTTTCTTAGACAAAGGACCTTTAAAAAACTTAAATGAGTATTTTCAATATGATAAATTAGATGTGAATGCAACTGCATCAAAAGATAAAATTGATGATTTTTTCTGGAAAGAAATTACAGAACACCCAAATTACGATTCAGTTTGGCAAAGCAAAGGTATTATTCAACATATGGATAAAGTACCAAGTACTGTAGCAACTATGGTTGTTGGTGGTTGGTTTGATGCAGAAGATTTATATGGACCTTTAGAAACCTATAAAGGTATTGAAAAATATGGAAAAGATAATTACAATACACTAGTTTTTGGTCCTTGGGATCATGGAAAATGGTCAAGAAATACCGTTAAAAATACAGTTGGGAATTACTATTTTGGCGATTCTATTTCATTAAAATTTCAATCAGACATAGAAACAAAATTCTTCAATCATTTCTTAAAAGGAAAAGGTAATAAAAATTCAGGTTTACCAGAAGCGTATGTTTTTGATTCAGGGAGAAAAGAATGGAAAAGTTACGATGCTTGGCCACCAAAAAATGTGGTAAAAGAAGATTGGTTTTTATCAGAAAACCAAGAGTTAACTTCCGATAAAAAATCAACAGAAAAAATTAATTTTATAAGCGACATCAAACGTCCTGTACCTTATTCAGAAGATATAAAAACGGTTTTTACACCAAGAAAATACATGACAGACGATCAACGTTTTGCAGCAAGAAGACCTGATGTTTTGGTTTTTGAAACAGATGTTTTAACGGAAGATTACACATTAGCTGGCGATATTTTAGCGAAACTAAAAGTTGCTACAACAGGAACTGCAGCAGATTGGATCGTAAAAGTAATTGATGTGCATCCTTCTGATATTGATGAAGATAATGAAGGTTTACAAGATCATTTAAAAATGAGCAATTATCACTTAATGGTAAGAAGCGAAGTTTTACGTGGACGTTTTAGAAATAGTTTTGAGTTTCCAGAACCTTTTACGCCAAACAAGAAAACAGATGTAAATATTAAATTACAAGATGTTTTTCATACATTTAAAAAAGGACATAAATTACAAGTTCAGGTGCAAAGTACTTGGTTTCCTTTAATCGATTTGAATCCGCAAACTTATGTAGATAATATTTACAAAGCAGATGAATCCGATTTTAAAACACAAACACATACCGTTTTTACAGATTCTTCAATCGAATTTTATGTGCTTAAAAATTAA
- a CDS encoding acylase, which produces MKKLFILSLLVLASCSPKELTEQERWEKHAENTEIIRDDFGVPHIYGKTDADAVFGLLYAQAEDDFNRVERNYIWAIGRLAEVEGEKSLYSDLRARLYMTEDEAKENFEKSPEWLQKLCVAFADGLNYYLETHPEVKPKLITHFEPWMTMYFSEGSIGGDIERVSTRKIKDFYEPNNQLAVSQGLIRTSDNEPRGSNGFAIAGSKTKSGNAMLLINPHTSFFFRGEVHMVSEEGLNAYGAVTWGQFFVYQGFNEKTGWMHTSTGTDIIDEFEETIVKDGSKTSYKYGDEIRPMDSIEVSLKYKSGDDFKEKSFMTYRTHHGPITHANGDKWVTTALMWSPVKALEQSFTRTKKSNHKEFYEMMDIRTNSSNNTVYADADGTIAYYHGNFIPKRDVAFDYTKPVDGSNPKTDWQGLHALEDNILVLNPPNGWIQNCNSTPFTSALEYSPKKEEYPAYMHSFPENYRGIHAIPLLTEATDLTLDSLIDLAYDPYLPGAEVLITGLLEAAKVAPVETNVAKEAIELLKKWDFKVSESSVGMTLAQFYINTYYRSGKIPNMVGNKRISRLGRFEYMSKTASPTERLAIFQQSLEQLKEDFGSWKTAWGEFNRYQRNDGEIEQDFDDAKPSIPVGMASSSWGALASFGTRFGKDTKRQYGTSGNSFVAVVEFGDKVKAKSMLAGGQSGDVNSPHFSDQSQRYADKQFKDVAFYREDVLKRAKSTYHPGEKNK; this is translated from the coding sequence ATGAAAAAACTATTTATACTCTCATTACTTGTTTTGGCAAGTTGTTCGCCTAAAGAATTAACGGAACAAGAACGTTGGGAAAAACATGCAGAGAACACAGAAATTATTAGAGATGATTTTGGAGTGCCTCACATTTATGGAAAAACAGATGCAGATGCAGTTTTTGGATTGTTATACGCACAAGCTGAAGACGATTTTAATCGTGTTGAAAGAAATTACATATGGGCAATTGGAAGGTTGGCAGAAGTAGAAGGTGAAAAATCTTTGTACAGTGATTTGCGTGCTCGTTTATATATGACAGAAGATGAAGCTAAAGAAAATTTTGAAAAAAGTCCTGAATGGTTACAAAAATTATGCGTGGCTTTTGCTGATGGATTAAATTATTACTTAGAAACACATCCAGAGGTAAAACCAAAATTAATTACACATTTTGAACCTTGGATGACCATGTATTTTAGCGAAGGCTCTATTGGTGGAGATATTGAAAGAGTTTCAACCAGAAAAATAAAAGATTTTTATGAGCCTAATAATCAATTAGCTGTTTCACAGGGTTTAATTAGAACTAGTGATAATGAACCAAGAGGTTCAAATGGATTTGCTATTGCAGGTTCAAAAACAAAATCAGGAAACGCGATGTTGTTAATCAATCCACATACGTCTTTTTTCTTTCGAGGAGAAGTTCATATGGTTAGTGAAGAAGGTTTAAATGCTTATGGTGCTGTAACTTGGGGTCAATTTTTTGTATACCAAGGTTTTAATGAAAAAACGGGTTGGATGCATACATCAACAGGAACAGATATTATTGATGAGTTTGAAGAAACTATTGTTAAAGATGGCTCTAAAACGTCCTATAAATATGGTGATGAAATTCGCCCAATGGATTCTATAGAAGTAAGTTTAAAATATAAATCTGGTGACGATTTTAAAGAGAAATCTTTTATGACGTACAGAACACATCATGGACCCATAACCCATGCAAATGGAGATAAATGGGTAACAACTGCATTGATGTGGAGTCCAGTAAAAGCTTTGGAGCAATCGTTTACACGTACAAAAAAATCAAATCACAAAGAGTTTTATGAAATGATGGATATTAGAACAAATTCATCAAACAACACTGTGTATGCAGATGCAGATGGAACTATAGCTTATTATCATGGAAATTTTATTCCAAAAAGAGATGTAGCTTTTGATTATACAAAACCTGTTGATGGGAGTAATCCAAAAACAGATTGGCAAGGGTTACATGCTTTAGAAGATAATATTCTGGTTTTAAATCCACCAAATGGATGGATTCAGAATTGTAATTCAACACCTTTTACAAGTGCTTTAGAATACAGTCCAAAGAAAGAAGAGTATCCAGCATATATGCACTCTTTTCCAGAGAATTATAGAGGAATTCACGCAATTCCTTTACTTACAGAAGCAACCGATTTAACCTTAGATTCCTTGATTGATTTAGCATATGACCCATATTTACCTGGAGCAGAAGTTTTAATTACGGGATTGTTAGAGGCAGCAAAAGTAGCACCTGTAGAAACAAATGTTGCTAAAGAAGCCATTGAATTGTTGAAAAAATGGGACTTTAAAGTCTCAGAAAGTTCAGTTGGTATGACATTAGCGCAATTTTATATCAACACCTATTATCGTTCTGGAAAAATTCCAAATATGGTTGGGAATAAAAGAATTAGTAGATTAGGTAGGTTTGAATATATGAGTAAAACAGCTTCTCCAACAGAAAGATTGGCTATTTTTCAGCAAAGTTTAGAGCAACTTAAAGAGGATTTCGGTTCTTGGAAAACTGCTTGGGGCGAATTCAATCGCTATCAAAGAAATGATGGAGAAATTGAACAAGATTTTGATGATGCAAAACCAAGCATACCAGTAGGAATGGCTTCAAGTTCTTGGGGTGCTTTAGCTTCTTTTGGAACACGTTTTGGAAAAGACACGAAAAGACAATATGGAACTTCAGGAAATAGCTTTGTTGCTGTTGTAGAGTTTGGTGATAAAGTAAAAGCAAAATCTATGTTGGCTGGTGGGCAAAGTGGAGATGTGAATTCGCCTCATTTTTCAGATCAATCTCAACGTTATGCAGACAAACAATTTAAAGATGTCGCTTTTTACAGAGAAGACGTTTTAAAAAGAGCAAAATCTACCTATCATCCAGGAGAAAAAAATAAATAA
- a CDS encoding Xaa-Pro dipeptidyl-peptidase, with product MKNILKIQFLAILAFTISLQAQEKAVPVFKDGEAQIVEAFNDKSKWIRHDLWVETTFDSDGDGRMDRVHVDVTRPAQTETDGLKLPIVYESSPYYAGVASGGSELFWNVKHELGEKVPNPVHVEVQRRGERPIISNSQISTWVPRGYIVVHSSSPGTGLSDGAPTVGGKNESLAPKAVIDWLNGRAKGYKEREGNEEVKAFWSTGKVGMTGTSYNGTIPLAAATTGVDGLEAIIPVAPNTSYYHYYRSNGLVRSPGGYLGEDIDVLYDFIHSGKEENRARNNKLIRDTEMANGMDRISGDYNDFWAGRDYLNQMQPMKAALLMSHGFNDWNVMPEHSYRIYKKATEMGLPTQIFYHQNGHGGPPPIKMMNRWFTYYLHGVENNVQEDAKAWIVREDDKMDEPTAYKAYPNPEAKDVTFYLSGNAPQAGILSTDKNTAKGKETFVDNYSFSAESLAKADYTNHRLLYVTPILKEDVHISGISTITIKAASSKVAVNLSVYLVSLPWNEGRRAKITDNIITRGWADLQNYQSLTKSAPLKVGKFYEMTFELQPDDQIIKKGQQIGLMIFSSDSEYTLLPKPGTELTVDLAGTKITIPVVGGEAAFKKSVE from the coding sequence ATGAAAAACATATTGAAAATTCAATTTCTAGCAATCTTAGCATTTACAATTTCTTTACAAGCACAAGAAAAAGCGGTACCCGTTTTTAAAGATGGAGAAGCACAAATTGTAGAAGCTTTTAACGATAAGAGTAAATGGATTCGTCATGATTTATGGGTAGAAACTACTTTTGATTCAGATGGAGATGGACGAATGGATAGAGTTCATGTAGATGTTACAAGACCAGCGCAAACAGAAACAGATGGTTTAAAATTACCAATTGTTTACGAATCTAGTCCTTATTATGCAGGAGTTGCCAGTGGTGGATCAGAATTATTTTGGAATGTAAAACATGAATTAGGAGAAAAAGTTCCAAATCCTGTACATGTAGAAGTGCAAAGAAGAGGAGAAAGACCTATTATTTCGAATTCACAAATTTCAACTTGGGTGCCAAGAGGTTATATTGTTGTGCATTCTTCATCTCCAGGAACTGGTTTGTCTGATGGAGCACCAACAGTTGGTGGTAAAAACGAATCTTTAGCGCCTAAAGCAGTCATAGATTGGTTAAATGGACGTGCAAAAGGTTATAAAGAAAGAGAGGGAAATGAAGAAGTAAAAGCTTTTTGGTCCACTGGAAAAGTTGGTATGACAGGAACTTCTTATAATGGAACCATTCCTTTAGCAGCTGCAACAACTGGTGTAGATGGTTTGGAAGCAATTATTCCAGTTGCTCCAAATACGTCTTATTATCACTATTATCGTTCAAATGGTTTAGTACGTTCTCCTGGAGGTTATTTAGGGGAGGATATAGATGTTTTGTATGATTTTATCCACAGTGGAAAAGAAGAAAATAGAGCAAGAAATAACAAGCTGATTAGAGATACAGAAATGGCAAATGGTATGGATCGTATTTCTGGAGATTATAACGATTTTTGGGCTGGAAGAGATTATTTAAATCAAATGCAACCCATGAAAGCAGCTTTATTGATGTCTCATGGTTTTAATGATTGGAATGTAATGCCAGAACATAGTTACAGAATTTACAAAAAAGCCACAGAAATGGGTTTGCCAACGCAAATTTTTTATCATCAAAATGGGCATGGAGGTCCACCACCAATAAAAATGATGAATCGTTGGTTTACATATTATTTACATGGTGTTGAAAATAATGTTCAAGAGGATGCTAAAGCTTGGATTGTTAGAGAAGATGATAAAATGGACGAGCCAACTGCCTACAAAGCATATCCAAATCCTGAAGCAAAAGATGTTACTTTTTATTTAAGTGGAAATGCTCCACAAGCAGGGATTTTATCAACCGATAAAAATACAGCTAAAGGCAAAGAAACATTTGTGGATAATTACTCATTTTCTGCAGAATCTTTAGCAAAAGCGGATTATACAAATCATCGTTTATTATATGTAACTCCAATTTTAAAAGAAGATGTGCATATTTCAGGAATATCAACAATTACTATTAAAGCTGCAAGTTCTAAAGTTGCTGTAAATTTATCTGTGTATTTGGTTTCTTTACCTTGGAATGAGGGCAGAAGAGCTAAAATCACCGACAATATTATAACACGTGGTTGGGCAGATTTGCAGAACTATCAGTCGCTTACAAAAAGTGCTCCTTTAAAAGTTGGTAAGTTTTACGAAATGACTTTTGAGTTACAACCAGATGATCAAATCATTAAAAAAGGACAACAAATTGGTTTGATGATTTTTTCTAGTGATAGTGAATATACATTATTACCAAAACCAGGCACAGAATTAACGGTAGATTTAGCAGGTACAAAAATTACAATTCCTGTTGTTGGAGGAGAAGCTGCTTTTAAAAAATCAGTAGAGTAA
- a CDS encoding DUF4174 domain-containing protein — protein sequence MKKLTFFLMLSTLSPFSQDLSKHQWENRVLLIFTDDKNADAFKHQITILSEHKKGLEERKLVVYQFTKNEFTKNFNEVWSASNSLFKKYVKDNERFKVMLLGLDGGVKLEQNSILSPEKLFTIIDGMPMRRNELKRKN from the coding sequence ATGAAAAAACTAACTTTCTTTTTAATGCTTTCTACACTTAGCCCATTTAGTCAAGATTTATCCAAACATCAATGGGAAAATAGAGTTTTACTAATTTTTACGGATGATAAAAATGCGGATGCTTTTAAACATCAAATAACAATATTATCAGAACATAAAAAAGGTTTAGAAGAAAGAAAATTGGTGGTTTATCAATTTACAAAAAATGAGTTTACAAAGAATTTTAACGAAGTTTGGTCTGCTTCAAACTCTTTATTTAAAAAATACGTAAAAGATAACGAGCGTTTTAAAGTGATGTTGCTAGGGTTAGATGGAGGTGTAAAATTAGAGCAAAATTCAATTTTATCACCCGAAAAATTATTTACAATTATTGATGGAATGCCAATGAGAAGAAACGAACTAAAACGCAAAAATTAG
- a CDS encoding VOC family protein produces MTEKLIYGIQQIGIGVENADAAFKWYAQTLGADALIFDDSNEATYMAKYMGGKARKKRALLALNMQGGGGYEIWQYKERKPAKPKNEFKIGDLGIHFPVIKSRNITATFERLKASNENILSEIVLDPDDKKSFYLKDPFDNILKVKEFSNFYADQKNDVGGIFSAVIGVSNIDESLKLYADTLGYETVIYDKTDVFEDLSSLKNGNKKFRRILLSHSEKRSGGFAKLFGESQIELIQAIENEPDKIFENRFWGDLGYIHLCFDVKNIKQLAKECSDIKVPFQVISGESFDMGDANGHWGYIEDFDGTLIEFIETNKVPLIKKIGLNINLKNRNPKKPLPNWMIKAMNLKRIKF; encoded by the coding sequence ATGACTGAAAAATTAATTTATGGTATTCAACAAATTGGTATTGGCGTTGAAAATGCAGATGCAGCTTTTAAATGGTATGCCCAAACTTTAGGTGCAGATGCTTTAATTTTTGATGATAGTAACGAAGCTACTTATATGGCAAAATATATGGGTGGTAAAGCAAGAAAAAAACGCGCTTTATTAGCTTTGAATATGCAAGGTGGAGGAGGTTATGAAATTTGGCAATACAAAGAAAGAAAACCAGCTAAACCTAAAAATGAATTCAAAATTGGCGATTTGGGAATTCATTTTCCTGTAATTAAGTCAAGAAATATAACAGCAACTTTTGAGCGACTAAAAGCTTCAAATGAAAATATTTTATCAGAAATTGTTTTAGATCCAGATGATAAAAAATCATTTTATTTAAAAGATCCTTTTGATAATATTTTAAAAGTTAAGGAATTTTCTAATTTTTACGCCGATCAAAAAAATGATGTTGGTGGTATTTTTTCTGCTGTCATTGGTGTTTCTAATATTGATGAGTCTTTAAAATTGTATGCTGATACATTAGGTTATGAAACTGTTATTTATGATAAAACTGATGTTTTTGAAGATTTATCATCCTTGAAAAACGGGAATAAAAAATTTAGAAGAATTCTACTTTCTCACTCAGAAAAAAGAAGTGGAGGTTTTGCTAAATTGTTTGGCGAAAGTCAAATTGAATTAATTCAAGCCATTGAAAACGAGCCCGATAAAATTTTTGAAAACAGATTTTGGGGAGACTTAGGGTATATTCATTTATGTTTTGATGTTAAAAATATCAAACAATTAGCTAAAGAATGTTCAGATATAAAAGTTCCTTTTCAAGTAATTAGTGGGGAATCTTTTGATATGGGAGATGCTAATGGTCATTGGGGATATATAGAAGATTTTGACGGAACGCTTATAGAATTTATTGAAACCAATAAAGTTCCTTTGATAAAAAAAATAGGTTTAAACATCAACCTAAAAAATAGAAACCCGAAGAAACCTTTACCAAATTGGATGATCAAAGCCATGAATTTAAAGAGGATTAAATTTTAA
- a CDS encoding NAD(P)/FAD-dependent oxidoreductase: MDVDIIIIGAGLSGIGAACHLERKNKNKTYKILEARTEIGGTWSLFKYPGIRSDSDMYTFGYSFKTWDDDKSFADAPSILKYLHEATEEYHVKEKITFNQKVISYNFDTSKNLWTVKTINPKTKEEHFYTSQFIFNASGYYNYDHGYTPEFKGFENFKGQFIHPQKWDTNLDYKNKKVVVIGSGATAVTIVPKIADEVTKVTMLQRSPTYIAALPNKDKVAKFIKFLFPSKVAHTLVRGKNILADMLFYNLCRKFPKTMKNVVLKGIQKELGDFPLEPHFTPDYKPWDQRFCLVPDGDFFKAIKKGKASVETEIIDTFVENGILLKSGKILEADIIISATGLKLLPFGGAKISLNNKSFDITKQYIYKGLMLSELPNFFVFAGYTNASWTLKSDLTSEYISRMLKYLDKNNFKAVNATVIEESLGELPLINLDSGYIHRAKDILPKQGDKFPWRLYQNYILDYKVLRLNSIKDKRLLFK; the protein is encoded by the coding sequence ATGGATGTTGATATTATAATTATTGGTGCAGGTTTATCAGGAATTGGAGCAGCTTGTCATTTAGAAAGAAAAAACAAAAATAAAACCTACAAAATTCTTGAAGCTAGAACAGAAATAGGAGGAACATGGAGCTTATTTAAATATCCAGGAATTCGTTCAGATTCTGATATGTATACCTTTGGCTATTCCTTTAAAACTTGGGATGATGATAAATCTTTTGCTGATGCTCCATCCATTTTAAAATATTTACATGAAGCCACAGAAGAATATCATGTAAAAGAAAAAATCACCTTCAACCAAAAAGTTATTTCGTATAATTTTGATACTTCTAAAAATTTATGGACAGTTAAAACCATCAATCCAAAAACAAAAGAAGAGCACTTTTATACTTCTCAGTTTATTTTTAATGCAAGTGGTTATTACAACTACGATCATGGTTATACTCCAGAATTTAAAGGATTTGAAAACTTTAAGGGTCAATTTATCCATCCACAAAAATGGGATACAAATTTAGATTATAAAAATAAAAAAGTAGTCGTTATTGGTAGTGGAGCAACAGCAGTTACTATAGTGCCTAAAATTGCTGATGAAGTTACAAAAGTAACCATGTTGCAAAGATCTCCAACATATATTGCAGCTTTGCCCAATAAAGATAAAGTAGCAAAATTTATAAAATTTTTATTCCCAAGTAAAGTTGCACACACTTTGGTAAGAGGTAAAAATATTTTAGCAGATATGCTTTTTTATAATCTTTGTAGAAAATTTCCAAAAACAATGAAAAATGTTGTTTTAAAAGGTATCCAAAAAGAGCTTGGAGATTTTCCTCTAGAACCACATTTTACTCCAGATTATAAACCTTGGGATCAACGTTTTTGTTTGGTTCCTGATGGCGATTTTTTTAAAGCCATAAAAAAAGGGAAAGCCTCTGTAGAAACAGAAATTATTGACACGTTTGTTGAAAATGGAATTCTTTTAAAGTCAGGTAAAATTCTAGAAGCAGATATTATAATAAGTGCAACAGGTTTAAAGTTGCTGCCTTTTGGAGGGGCTAAAATTTCTTTAAATAACAAGTCTTTTGATATTACCAAACAATATATTTATAAAGGATTAATGTTAAGTGAACTGCCAAACTTCTTTGTTTTTGCTGGCTATACAAATGCATCTTGGACTTTAAAAAGCGATTTAACCAGCGAGTATATTTCTAGGATGCTAAAATATTTAGATAAAAATAACTTTAAAGCTGTGAATGCTACTGTTATTGAAGAAAGTTTAGGGGAATTACCACTTATAAATTTAGATTCTGGATATATTCACAGGGCTAAAGATATTTTACCAAAACAAGGCGATAAATTTCCTTGGAGATTGTATCAAAACTACATTTTAGATTATAAAGTTTTAAGATTAAATTCTATAAAAGATAAAAGATTGCTCTTTAAATAA
- a CDS encoding DUF5522 domain-containing protein, with protein MFTSRKELEEDDFYLTPEGYKVFTEKYHKKRGYCCKSGCRHCPYGYDKKTDTFK; from the coding sequence ATGTTTACATCAAGAAAAGAGCTAGAGGAAGACGACTTTTATCTAACACCTGAAGGCTACAAGGTTTTTACTGAAAAATATCATAAAAAAAGAGGGTATTGCTGCAAAAGTGGTTGCAGACATTGTCCTTATGGATATGATAAAAAAACAGATACATTTAAGTAA
- a CDS encoding DUF4197 domain-containing protein → MIKRIIVLVFAIQFAGCAELQKIASQLPNGGGLTQDQIGNGLRQALDQGINNQVTKLTSTDGFYRNELVKILLPEELQAVDKGLRQIGLGNLADEGIKVLNRAAEDAVKKATPIFVNAVKEITFNDAKNILLGDNNAATSFLQAKTNQSLYNSFSPVINDSFAKVGADKIWSNLITRYNSIPFVKSVNPDLTAYVTEQALKGVFTMIEIEEKGIREKVGLRSTTLLKQVFALQDNK, encoded by the coding sequence ATGATAAAAAGGATTATAGTTTTAGTATTTGCAATTCAGTTTGCAGGTTGTGCAGAATTGCAAAAAATAGCAAGTCAATTACCAAATGGAGGAGGGTTAACTCAAGATCAAATAGGGAATGGTTTAAGACAAGCATTAGATCAAGGTATCAATAATCAAGTAACGAAACTAACTTCTACTGATGGTTTTTACAGAAACGAATTGGTAAAAATATTACTACCAGAAGAATTACAAGCTGTAGATAAAGGTTTACGCCAAATAGGTTTGGGTAATTTAGCAGATGAAGGTATCAAGGTATTAAACAGAGCAGCAGAAGATGCAGTAAAAAAGGCAACGCCTATTTTTGTAAATGCTGTAAAAGAAATCACTTTTAACGATGCAAAAAATATTTTGTTAGGTGATAATAACGCTGCAACTTCTTTTTTACAAGCCAAAACAAACCAAAGCTTATACAATAGTTTTAGTCCTGTAATAAACGATTCTTTTGCTAAAGTTGGTGCAGATAAAATATGGAGTAATTTAATTACAAGATATAATTCGATTCCTTTTGTAAAAAGTGTCAACCCAGATTTAACTGCTTATGTTACTGAACAAGCGTTAAAAGGGGTTTTTACAATGATTGAAATAGAAGAAAAAGGAATCAGAGAAAAAGTTGGTTTAAGATCTACAACATTATTAAAACAAGTGTTTGCTTTGCAGGATAATAAATAA